In Candidatus Delongbacteria bacterium, the DNA window CACGCCCGGCAGGCGGCCGAGGGCCAGCTGGGTGGCGGTCAGGCCCGGCGCCTGGGCCAGGGCCTTGCCCGCCGCATCCTGGATCTCCACGCGGTAGCTCAGGCGGTCGGCGGGATCCGGATCCTGGGCGGCCGACCAGCTCAGCAGGTCCGGCAGGCCCAGCTCGTCTTTCTCCACCCGGGGCTCAGGCGCGCTGGGATGGCTGTCCACGCTCACCCGGCGGGCGGGCAGGCCGGCCTCCAGCCCGCTCTCATCCTTGACGCTGACCTTCAGCAGGTAGTCGGAGCGGCTGGCGAGGGCCGCCTTGGCCGTGGCGCGGGTCTCGCTGGTCTGACCCTGGGCCAGCACCTGGGCAGGCTGCGCGGCGGAGAGCAGCTGCCACGAGTAGGTCAGCCGGGCGTCCACGTCGGGATCCGTCGCGGCCTGCCAGGCCAGCTCCAGCTGGTCCAGTTTGAAGAGCCGGGCGCCCTCGGCGGGCTCCAGCCAGGCCAGCCCGGCGGGGGCCTCGTCCGCCTGGTTGAACACGAACTGGCGTGCCGCGCTCCAGCCGCTGGCGCTGCCCTCGTTGTCCAGGGCCTGCACGCGCCAGTACCAGCGCGCGTTGTCGGCGATCCGACCCGTCGGCAGCCATTCGGTGCGGCCGGTGAGGCGCTCCTCCAGCAGCCGGCCCTGGAAGCCCGGGTCTTGGGAGAGCTGCACGACGTAGGACAGGCTGCTGGCGGGATCGCTGTGGTCGGGATCCGTCGCCGCGCTCCAGCTCAAGGTGGGCTCCTGGCGCTGGAGGGCCTTGTCGGCCGGCGCCTGCAGGACCACGGGCCCCGGCGCGCTATTGGAGCGGTTGTACCAGAAGGTGGCGGGCTCCGACCACTCGGAGGCCACGCCGTGGTTGTCCAGCGCGCGCAGGCGCCAGCTGTGGGCCTTGTCCTCCGCCAGCAGGCGGCTCTCGCTCCACGCCTCCAGCGACTGGCTGGCCAGGTCCGGGCCCTGCAGGTTCTTCAGGTGGAAGAGCGGCTTGGCGAACTCGCCGCCCTGGGCGATGGCCTGGATCTCGTAGACCAACCGGTCCTGGGGCCAGGGATCCTGGCTGGGCGTGAAGCGCGGCGTCTGGTCGGCCCGCGCCTCCTCGCCCCCGCTGGGGAAGAGGATCACGGGCGTGGAGGGCGTGGAATCCGGCAGCAGGCGCAGGGCGCGCCGGCTGCGCGTGGTGCGCCCGGTGTTGTCCTTGGCCTCCACGGCCCACCAGAGGGGCACGCGGTTGGGGAACTCGTCCTTCAGGCGCAGGGCCAGTCCGACGCCCGCCGGCACGCGCTTCGGTTCGCGCAGGTCCTCGCTGGCGCTGAGCAGCAGCGTGTACTCGACGCTGGAGAGCGGATCCGGGTCCGGCGCCGCGGCCCAGCTGAACTCGGGCTGCAGGTCGGCGCTGGTGCCCGTGGGGCCGGCCAGCTCGAAGGACGCCGGGGCTTCCTCGACGGGGTTCACGTAGAAGCGGCGCGGCGCGCTCCAGGCGCCGGCCTCGAAGCCGTCGCTGACCCGCACGCGCACCCAGTAGCCGCCGTCGTCCTCCAGGTCGCGCTCCAGGGTCCAGCTGGCCTCGCGCCAGTCGGCGGGATTCGTCGCAGCCAGCACGTGCTGGAAGAACTCGTCCTGGGCCAGCTGGAACTCGTAGCCTACCGGATCGCCTTCGCGGTCGCGGACGGGACCGGCCTTGACCTGGGGCCGCAGGGTGGGCAGCAGGGCGCTCTCCGCCGGCTCCAGCAGCACGGGCACGTTGGGCAGGGAATTCAGCCGCAGGGTGGTCTGGGCGTTGTCGCTGCGGATCAGGAAGCGCTTCCAGGCGCTCCAGGCGCCGCCGCCCTGGACGCGCAGGCGCACGAAATAGCGCTCGCCGTCCGCCAGGGGTTTCCCCTGGTAGCTCAGGCTGCGCGACTGGGCCGCGGCCGGCCGCGGGCCGGAATCCCAGAGGTCCGCCGGGGTGAAACTGGAGTCCGAAGCCACCTGGAGCTGCCAGGCCTGCTGGTCGACGCCCAGCAGGCTGAAGTACTGCCAGCCCAATCGCAGGGTGTCCGCCACCAGGTGGGTGGGGTCGGGGTCGGAGAGCACGGCCAGCTGGTGCACCACGGGCCGCGCCTCGTCCACGCGGTAGAGGCGCTTGAGCTCGCGATTGGCCGTGGAGGTGAAGAGCACGTGCTCGCCCACCCGCACATTCAGGCGCGGCGTGTCCTCTTCGGAGCGGTTGAGGGCCAGCCGGGCGCGGAAGATCCCGCTGGCCTTCTCGGTCTCCAGGAAGATCAGCGTGAGGGCCTCCTCGGGTCGCTCCAGCACGCGCACCTCGGCGCTGGTCTGGTCCAAGGCGTAGCGGTTGCGGTCCACGGCGCCGATCTGGATGCGGGCCACGGCCTGGTCGCAGAGATCGAAGGCCAGGGTGTCGGCCCAATTGCGGTCGCCCATGGCGTGCAGGCTGAGGATCTCCACCGGCTGGGTGAGCAGGTTGGCCACCGGGCGGTCGCGCCAGGGGGCGGTGACCAGCTTGCGGTCCTGGCCGCGGCCCCGCTGCTGGACCTTGCCCTGCACGAGGAACTCGTCGGTGGTGCCCCACCAGTTGCCGGAGAGGTCCAGGTCCTCGGCCAGATTCAGGCCGTAGACCTCCACGCCGCCGGACTGCAGGCTGTTGCCCTTCACCTCCGGCCGGCAGTCGGTCTGGAAGACCAGGCCCGTGGAGCGGTCCTCCCCCGTGGCCTCGTAGAGCGCGTTGTCCAGGATGCGCGGGCTGGACGAGGAGACATAGATGGCGCCGCCCCAGCCCACGCACGAATTGTCGATGAAGGCGTTCTCCTTCACCAGCGGGTTGGAGACCGAGATGTAGAGGCCGCCCGCGTGGCGCGCGGAGCGGTTCTGCACGATGAAGTTGCGCAGAATCTGGGCGTCGCTGTAGAAGAAGCAGTAGAGCGCGCCGCCGTCGTCCAGCAGCGATTCGTTGCCCTCGAAGGTGCAGGACTCGATCAGCGGGGTGGCGAAGTTGTAGGCCACCAGGGCGCCGCCGCGGTCGGCCTTGTTGCCCAGGAAGAGGCAGTCGCGGATGATGGGCGCGCTGCCGTTCAGGTAGACGGCGCCGCCGTCGTACTGGTCGTCCACCACCTGGCCGCCGGAGCGGAACTCGCAAAACAGCAGGCGGCTGCCGCCGGAGTCGTCCAGGTAGCGGCCGTCGCCGTCGTAGCAGGGCAGGTCCTTGTCGCCCAGGAGCTTGACGTTGCCCCAGCGCTGGCCTTCGACCTGGGGCTCGAAACGGATGGGGGCCCGCTTCTCACCCAGCGCGTGGAGCTCGCCCTCCACCACCAGGCAGGCACCTTCGCCCAGGCGCACGTTCACGCCGGGTTCCAGCCAGAGGCTGGCGCCCGCGGGCACCGTCAGCGTGGCGGGGATGAGCAGCGGGGATTCGTCGGCCCGGACCACGCGCTTGCCCTGCAGGGTGCCCCGCAGCTCCACGGCTCCCGCGCTCCCGGCCATCGCCAGCAGGAGAAGCACCGCACCAACCCGTCCCGTGCCGATCATGACCCACCTCCGCAACACACTCAGCGTATCAGCAGCAGGCGCTCCGCCGCTTGGAGCGGGCCCTGTTCCACCACCAGAAGATACAGTCCACTCGCCTGCCCTGACAGGGCCAGCCGCTCCGTCCAGAGCCCCGCCGGCAGCGCCGCGCGCCGGCCCTCCAGCACCAGCCGGCCCCGCAGATCGTAGACGCGCCAGCCCAGCGCGCCCGGCCGGGGCAGCGTTACCTGGAAGCGAGTGTCCGGATTGAAGGGATTGGGCGCCACGCCCAGTTCCAGGCCGCCGGGCCGCCCGGGCGCGGGCTCCCCGGACAGGTCCAGGGCCTCCCACTGGTCAAGCGCGGCCTGGCCCGCCGCGCGCAGGGCTTCCAGGTCGGACCCCGCGCACAAAACCAGCGCCAGCTCGCGCTGCTGTCCGGGCGCCAGATCCAGCGGCGCGGCGCCCAGCAGGATCTGCTGGTCGGCGGGCGTCTCCGTGGCCGTCTGTCCGAAACCGGCGTTCAGCCAGCCGAAGAGTTCGCCGTCCTCCAGCCCGAAACCCGACCACTCGCTCCAGTGGCAGAGCCGGTAGGCCCAGGCCGCCTCGGAGAGCCAGCGCGCGCCTACTTCAAGGCCGCCGGCGTCCGTGATCCAGCCCGTGCCGGTCTGGCTGTCCCAGCCGCCCGTGTCGTTGTTGTAGCTGCCGGCGACGTCCAGATCCAGCCAGAGGCCGGGCTGGAGGCCGCTCAGGGGCTGGCTGCCCGTGTTCTGCAGCGTCCAGCGCAGAAGGACCCAATCCGCGTCCGGCCAGCTGTGGACGTCCTGGCGCACGCGCAGGCCCGCCAGACCCGTGGCCGAGAACTCGGCCTCGCTGTGCAGCGCGCCGGCGTTCTCCTCGCGGCGGATCTCGCCGCCGGGCAGGCTGAGCAGCTCCGCCGGATCGCCGGGCACCATGGTGGCGTTGTGGGCCACCTGGCCGTCGGCCAGCGCCAGCAGCAGGCTGCCGTGATAGAGATGCGAGGGCGAGCCGGGCGGCCAGCGCAGGCCGTCGCCCACGGCCTGGTTCTGCTCGAAATCGTAGTAGCCTT includes these proteins:
- a CDS encoding right-handed parallel beta-helix repeat-containing protein, whose product is MIGTGRVGAVLLLLAMAGSAGAVELRGTLQGKRVVRADESPLLIPATLTVPAGASLWLEPGVNVRLGEGACLVVEGELHALGEKRAPIRFEPQVEGQRWGNVKLLGDKDLPCYDGDGRYLDDSGGSRLLFCEFRSGGQVVDDQYDGGAVYLNGSAPIIRDCLFLGNKADRGGALVAYNFATPLIESCTFEGNESLLDDGGALYCFFYSDAQILRNFIVQNRSARHAGGLYISVSNPLVKENAFIDNSCVGWGGAIYVSSSSPRILDNALYEATGEDRSTGLVFQTDCRPEVKGNSLQSGGVEVYGLNLAEDLDLSGNWWGTTDEFLVQGKVQQRGRGQDRKLVTAPWRDRPVANLLTQPVEILSLHAMGDRNWADTLAFDLCDQAVARIQIGAVDRNRYALDQTSAEVRVLERPEEALTLIFLETEKASGIFRARLALNRSEEDTPRLNVRVGEHVLFTSTANRELKRLYRVDEARPVVHQLAVLSDPDPTHLVADTLRLGWQYFSLLGVDQQAWQLQVASDSSFTPADLWDSGPRPAAAQSRSLSYQGKPLADGERYFVRLRVQGGGAWSAWKRFLIRSDNAQTTLRLNSLPNVPVLLEPAESALLPTLRPQVKAGPVRDREGDPVGYEFQLAQDEFFQHVLAATNPADWREASWTLERDLEDDGGYWVRVRVSDGFEAGAWSAPRRFYVNPVEEAPASFELAGPTGTSADLQPEFSWAAAPDPDPLSSVEYTLLLSASEDLREPKRVPAGVGLALRLKDEFPNRVPLWWAVEAKDNTGRTTRSRRALRLLPDSTPSTPVILFPSGGEEARADQTPRFTPSQDPWPQDRLVYEIQAIAQGGEFAKPLFHLKNLQGPDLASQSLEAWSESRLLAEDKAHSWRLRALDNHGVASEWSEPATFWYNRSNSAPGPVVLQAPADKALQRQEPTLSWSAATDPDHSDPASSLSYVVQLSQDPGFQGRLLEERLTGRTEWLPTGRIADNARWYWRVQALDNEGSASGWSAARQFVFNQADEAPAGLAWLEPAEGARLFKLDQLELAWQAATDPDVDARLTYSWQLLSAAQPAQVLAQGQTSETRATAKAALASRSDYLLKVSVKDESGLEAGLPARRVSVDSHPSAPEPRVEKDELGLPDLLSWSAAQDPDPADRLSYRVEIQDAAGKALAQAPGLTATQLALGRLPGVERLPEDQELRWTVTARDPHGLESTSTAGRFWFNRANNAPSAPVFTAELGQGGALRTDRPSLAFTPGTDPDHSDPPANLWHELQLATAANFQNAATQRVPAGERAVSGLTLGDNARWHLRLRCLDDQGTPGPWSAPLVLAVNLQDEPPAVPQLRTPGAGQKLYDLSGLQVAWSACADPDLDAQVRYRVTLEDGNGALLQKKETSETALRLTQALQNDQELRLTVTALDETGLEASSLPLRFTVDSRPGPVSLSGRAGQLLGSTDALAWTESADPDPADRLVYELAWSSTRSFSDGAVKEVPGLRLPLAQLSGLPENGEVWFRVRARDPHGLTGPWSESWNGVWDAVNEAPRWSGRLSPAGGLQSAPVVLGWDAPQDPDRRPQRLQVELNSAADAGFREAPLSQKVDAAAGSAPLALKENGRRFVRARVVDQDGKSSDWTPVEEYVLNARAEAPGTPGGLTPKDGSQVAPGSLTFRWTEARDPDPGESVRHELVLEGPAGERRVPVSGGTASVELEPGVWRWSVLASDPGGLQTRSAVQRLTVQAPPPPPPPARP